One Mycolicibacterium crocinum DNA window includes the following coding sequences:
- a CDS encoding HNH endonuclease signature motif containing protein, with product MFDTRSASDVSVVDSIVDSAHAENREAARRLAWIGELVARRCSDDEHAHWACDAWDAAVAEVSAALGLTSGRASNEMLMATALRHRLPRVAELFLAGSLSYRVCEAITDRTYLIRDRETLMLVDTAIAQDAQTWGALSTLKLQRAIDFWVNRYDPGAVRQVRSRSRDRDVIVTVDPGAGTAEIIGRLSATDGELVKRTLTRIAYSVCDDDPRTMAQRRSDAMGAMAAGADRLACLCDNPDCPAADQDGRAASVVVHVLADADVLESVPDPDMHGEGPEPGPVEWVLRDDEPAAVPESASPRGATGVMTGNRGIVPAPLLAELIKAGATVRPLRRPKDQPEPQYRPSTALDEWVRMRDMTCRFPNCDVPAELCDVDHTIAWPFGPTHPSNLACKCRKHHLLKTFWAGWSDRQNPDGTIVWTSPTGRTYTTRPGSHLLMPTWNTTTATLPPPTGQPPTAIGTMMPTRRTTRAAQRAQRITAERKLNDARVAERTRPPPF from the coding sequence GTGTTCGATACCCGGTCGGCGAGTGATGTGTCGGTGGTGGATTCCATCGTCGATTCCGCCCACGCCGAGAACCGGGAGGCCGCGCGGCGGCTGGCCTGGATCGGGGAGTTGGTGGCACGGCGCTGCTCCGATGACGAACACGCGCATTGGGCCTGTGATGCGTGGGACGCCGCGGTGGCCGAGGTATCGGCAGCTCTGGGGCTGACCTCCGGCCGAGCCTCAAACGAGATGCTGATGGCGACGGCCTTGCGCCACCGCCTGCCCCGGGTGGCCGAGCTGTTCCTGGCCGGCTCGCTCAGTTATCGGGTGTGTGAGGCGATCACTGATCGCACCTATCTGATTCGCGACCGCGAAACCTTGATGTTGGTGGATACGGCAATCGCCCAGGATGCTCAGACGTGGGGCGCGCTGTCGACGCTGAAGTTGCAGCGCGCCATCGACTTCTGGGTGAACCGCTATGACCCGGGGGCGGTGCGGCAGGTCCGATCCCGGTCCCGGGATCGCGATGTCATCGTCACCGTCGACCCCGGCGCCGGCACCGCTGAAATCATCGGGCGCCTGTCGGCGACCGACGGCGAACTCGTGAAACGCACGCTGACCCGGATCGCCTACTCGGTGTGTGACGACGATCCGCGCACCATGGCCCAACGGCGCTCGGATGCCATGGGCGCCATGGCCGCTGGCGCCGACCGGCTGGCGTGCCTGTGCGACAACCCCGACTGCCCCGCCGCCGATCAGGACGGGCGGGCGGCGAGTGTGGTGGTCCACGTGCTCGCCGACGCTGACGTCCTCGAGTCCGTGCCGGATCCAGACATGCATGGCGAAGGCCCCGAGCCGGGGCCTGTTGAGTGGGTTCTGCGTGACGACGAGCCCGCTGCTGTACCCGAGAGCGCAAGCCCGCGCGGCGCAACCGGGGTGATGACGGGCAACCGAGGCATCGTGCCCGCACCGCTGCTGGCTGAGCTCATCAAGGCTGGGGCGACGGTGCGGCCTTTGCGCCGGCCGAAGGACCAACCCGAACCGCAGTATCGGCCCTCCACGGCACTGGATGAGTGGGTGCGGATGCGGGACATGACGTGTCGCTTCCCGAACTGCGATGTGCCCGCCGAGTTGTGCGATGTCGACCACACCATCGCCTGGCCGTTCGGCCCGACCCATCCGTCGAACCTCGCCTGCAAATGCCGAAAGCACCACCTGCTCAAGACCTTTTGGGCGGGCTGGTCGGATCGTCAGAATCCCGACGGCACGATTGTATGGACGTCGCCGACCGGGCGTACGTACACCACCCGGCCCGGCAGCCACCTGCTGATGCCCACTTGGAACACCACCACCGCCACCCTGCCGCCACCCACCGGCCAACCCCCCACAGCCATCGGCACCATGATGCCTACCCGACGCACAACCCGGGCAGCCCAACGCGCCCAACGCATCACAGCCGAACGCAAACTCAACGACGCCCGCGTCGCCGAACGCACCCGACCGCCACCGTTTTAA
- a CDS encoding galactan 5-O-arabinofuranosyltransferase produces the protein MGKSALATAGQMVAAVVAAVLVSTIALIAISRVQWPAFPSSNQLHALTTVGQVGCLVLLLGTGFLWRRGRQWIARIAAAVFLSAFTVVTLGMPLGATRLYLFGISVDQQFRTEYLTRLAQSPALHDMTYIGLPPFYPAGWFWLGGRIAALTGTPAWEMLKPWAIVSIAIAVVLAMVLWSALIRFEYALIVTVATTAVTLAYSSPEPYAAIITVLIPPVLVLAWSGLRGKTRQGGWAAVIGVGLFLGVSATFYTLLVGYTAFTVVVMAVVAAIARRSVEPLLRLVLAGVIALAIAAITWLPFVLQAARHPMSDTGSAQHYLPADGAVLTFPMLQFSLLGALCMLGTLWLVWRARTSTRAAALGIGVLTVYAWSMLSMLTTLVGTTLLSFRLQPTLTVLLSAAGVFGFIDVTLAIAARTNRTVIGVGAAIGLIGAIGFSQDIPDVLRPDLTVAYTDTDGYGQRGDRRPPGAEKYYAEVDAAIQKITGRPYEDTVVLTADYSFLSYYPYYGFQGLTSHYANPLAEFDKRAAAIESWADLKTADQLVHALDTLPWQPPTVFLMRRGANDTYTLRLAQDVYPNQPNVRRYTVDFDVNLFSGPHFTVKTIGPFVLAIRNP, from the coding sequence ATGGGGAAAAGCGCGCTGGCCACCGCGGGCCAGATGGTTGCGGCAGTCGTTGCAGCCGTTCTGGTTTCGACCATCGCGCTGATCGCGATCTCGCGGGTCCAATGGCCGGCCTTCCCCTCGTCGAACCAACTCCACGCACTGACCACCGTCGGTCAGGTCGGGTGCCTGGTGCTCCTGCTGGGCACCGGATTCCTCTGGCGCCGAGGGCGTCAGTGGATCGCGCGTATCGCCGCGGCGGTGTTCCTGTCGGCGTTCACGGTGGTCACCCTCGGGATGCCGCTCGGTGCGACACGGCTCTATCTGTTCGGCATTTCCGTCGATCAGCAGTTCCGCACCGAGTACCTGACCCGGCTGGCCCAGAGCCCGGCGCTGCACGACATGACCTACATCGGTCTGCCACCGTTCTACCCGGCGGGCTGGTTCTGGCTCGGCGGCCGCATCGCCGCGCTGACCGGCACACCGGCGTGGGAGATGTTGAAACCGTGGGCGATCGTCTCGATCGCGATCGCCGTCGTCTTGGCAATGGTGTTGTGGTCGGCCCTGATTCGCTTCGAATACGCACTGATCGTCACCGTCGCCACCACCGCGGTGACGCTGGCCTACAGCTCGCCCGAGCCCTACGCCGCGATCATCACCGTTCTGATCCCACCGGTCCTGGTGCTGGCCTGGTCGGGACTGCGCGGCAAGACAAGGCAGGGTGGCTGGGCCGCCGTCATCGGCGTCGGGCTGTTCCTCGGTGTCTCCGCAACCTTCTACACCCTGCTCGTCGGCTACACCGCCTTCACGGTTGTAGTGATGGCTGTCGTCGCCGCGATCGCGCGGCGCAGCGTCGAACCGCTGCTGCGACTCGTGCTCGCCGGCGTCATCGCGCTGGCCATCGCGGCGATCACCTGGCTGCCGTTCGTACTGCAAGCGGCCCGGCACCCGATGAGCGACACCGGCAGCGCCCAGCACTACCTGCCCGCCGACGGCGCGGTGCTGACCTTCCCGATGCTGCAGTTCTCACTGCTCGGCGCGCTCTGCATGCTCGGCACGCTCTGGCTGGTGTGGCGGGCCCGCACCTCCACGCGCGCGGCCGCGCTCGGCATCGGCGTGCTGACCGTCTACGCGTGGTCGATGCTGTCGATGCTGACCACCCTGGTGGGCACGACGCTGCTGTCGTTCCGGTTGCAGCCCACGCTCACCGTTCTGCTGTCCGCGGCCGGCGTGTTCGGATTCATCGACGTCACACTCGCGATCGCCGCACGTACCAATCGCACGGTCATCGGAGTCGGCGCGGCCATCGGGCTGATCGGCGCCATCGGTTTCAGCCAGGACATCCCGGATGTGCTGCGCCCCGACCTGACCGTGGCCTACACCGACACCGACGGCTACGGACAGCGCGGCGACCGCCGACCGCCCGGAGCCGAGAAGTACTACGCCGAAGTCGACGCCGCCATCCAGAAGATCACCGGCCGCCCGTACGAGGACACCGTCGTGCTGACCGCCGACTACAGCTTCCTGTCCTACTACCCCTACTACGGGTTCCAGGGGCTCACGTCGCACTACGCCAACCCCCTCGCCGAGTTCGACAAGCGGGCCGCGGCCATCGAATCGTGGGCTGACCTGAAGACCGCCGACCAGCTGGTCCATGCGCTCGACACCCTGCCGTGGCAGCCGCCGACGGTGTTCCTCATGCGCCGCGGCGCCAATGACACCTACACCCTGCGTCTGGCCCAGGATGTCTACCCCAACCAGCCCAATGTGCGCCGCTACACCGTCGACTTCGACGTCAACCTGTTCAGCGGACCGCACTTCACCGTCAAGACGATCGGACCGTTCGTACTGGCGATCCGGAATCCATAG
- a CDS encoding GAF and ANTAR domain-containing protein, translating to MSPSANRDLAGRMAELARAVAGPKSVQDVLSEVTSAAVELIPGIDTAGILLVSRGGRFESLAGTSELPHDLDELQRILDEGPCLAAATGELVVQVDDFRADTRWPAYAAGAIKIGVLSGMSYRLYTSDQTAGALNLFGFEPRAWDEESVMTGSVLAAHAAAALLASRHAEQMHSAVVSRDRIGQAKGIIMERFKVDETAAFELMRRLSQERNTKLADIADRIISTRGDG from the coding sequence ATGTCCCCATCCGCAAATCGCGATTTGGCCGGGCGCATGGCAGAGCTGGCACGAGCAGTGGCCGGCCCGAAGTCGGTCCAGGACGTGCTGTCGGAGGTCACAAGTGCGGCGGTCGAGCTGATTCCCGGTATCGACACCGCCGGGATATTGCTCGTCAGCCGAGGGGGCCGGTTCGAGTCCCTCGCCGGTACCAGCGAACTTCCGCACGACCTCGACGAACTGCAGCGCATTCTTGATGAGGGCCCGTGCCTGGCAGCGGCCACCGGCGAGCTGGTCGTGCAGGTCGACGATTTTCGCGCTGACACGAGGTGGCCTGCCTACGCTGCCGGCGCAATCAAGATCGGCGTGCTCAGCGGCATGTCGTACCGGCTGTACACCAGCGACCAGACTGCCGGCGCGCTGAACCTCTTCGGATTTGAACCCCGGGCATGGGACGAGGAGAGCGTGATGACCGGCTCGGTGCTCGCGGCCCACGCGGCCGCGGCCTTGCTGGCCAGTCGGCATGCCGAACAGATGCACTCGGCGGTCGTCAGCCGCGATCGCATCGGTCAGGCCAAAGGCATCATCATGGAGCGCTTCAAGGTCGACGAAACCGCTGCGTTCGAACTGATGCGGCGGCTCTCACAGGAGAGGAACACCAAACTCGCCGATATCGCGGACCGGATCATCAGCACACGTGGTGACGGCTGA
- a CDS encoding decaprenylphospho-beta-D-erythro-pentofuranosid-2-ulose 2-reductase, producing MIDATGNPQTILLLGGTSEIGLAIVERYLRNAKARVILADLPNAPKRDAAIAQLQAAGAKSVEYLDFDALDTKSHPDVIEKAWAGGDVDVAIVAFGILGDAEELWQNQAKAVLSAQINYTAAVSVGVLIGEKMRAQGFGQIIAMSSVAGERVRRNNFVYGSTKAGLDGFYLGLGEALQEYGVHVLVIRPGQVRTTTTLEHWKATGAKEAPFTVNAEDVAELAVTSAAKGKSLVWAPGQVRVLMSVIRHIPRPIFRKLPI from the coding sequence ATGATCGACGCCACTGGCAATCCACAGACCATCCTGCTGCTGGGCGGAACCTCCGAGATCGGCCTGGCCATCGTCGAGCGCTACCTGCGCAACGCCAAGGCCCGGGTCATCCTGGCTGATCTGCCGAACGCACCCAAGCGGGACGCCGCGATCGCCCAACTCCAGGCTGCCGGCGCGAAATCGGTGGAGTACCTGGACTTCGACGCCCTGGACACCAAGAGCCACCCCGATGTCATCGAAAAGGCCTGGGCAGGAGGCGATGTCGATGTGGCAATCGTCGCCTTCGGTATCCTCGGCGACGCCGAGGAGCTCTGGCAGAACCAAGCCAAAGCCGTCCTGAGCGCACAGATCAACTACACCGCCGCCGTCTCGGTGGGCGTGCTGATCGGCGAGAAGATGCGGGCTCAGGGGTTCGGCCAAATCATCGCCATGTCGTCGGTGGCCGGTGAACGGGTGCGGCGCAACAACTTCGTCTACGGCTCCACCAAGGCCGGCCTGGACGGGTTCTACCTCGGCCTCGGAGAGGCATTGCAGGAGTACGGCGTTCACGTACTCGTCATCCGGCCCGGCCAGGTGCGCACCACCACCACGCTGGAGCACTGGAAGGCCACCGGCGCCAAGGAGGCTCCTTTCACGGTGAACGCCGAGGACGTCGCCGAACTGGCCGTGACATCGGCAGCCAAGGGCAAGAGCCTCGTGTGGGCGCCCGGTCAGGTCCGTGTGCTGATGTCGGTGATCCGGCACATCCCGCGGCCCATCTTCCGCAAGCTGCCGATCTAG
- a CDS encoding HD domain-containing protein, whose translation MQDLVEAWATLLSRHTDDQAVADVGRALVASWSEPHRRYHSVEHLRDILRHVEELAEFADDADAVRLAAWYHDAVYAGLPDDEERSAQRAEQDLSRLGVRPQLVDEVARLIRLTITHDPAPGDHNGEVLSDADLASLAVPRDRYERNTAAIRAEYDHVPTEAFRRGRVQVLVTLLGGPGVFRTDYARREWEALAQGNLRAELATLTR comes from the coding sequence GTGCAGGATCTGGTTGAGGCCTGGGCGACACTGCTGTCCCGGCATACCGATGACCAAGCCGTGGCCGACGTGGGCCGCGCCTTGGTGGCGTCCTGGTCCGAACCGCACCGCCGCTATCACTCCGTCGAGCACCTGCGCGACATCCTGCGCCACGTCGAAGAGCTCGCCGAGTTCGCCGACGACGCGGACGCCGTGCGGTTGGCCGCCTGGTACCACGATGCGGTCTACGCCGGGCTGCCCGACGATGAGGAACGCAGCGCCCAGCGCGCTGAGCAGGACCTCTCCCGTCTCGGCGTGCGGCCCCAATTGGTCGACGAGGTGGCCCGCCTGATCCGGCTGACGATCACGCACGATCCCGCGCCGGGCGACCACAACGGCGAGGTTCTCTCCGATGCCGACCTGGCTTCCCTGGCCGTGCCGAGGGATCGGTACGAGCGCAATACCGCGGCGATCCGCGCCGAATACGACCACGTCCCCACCGAGGCGTTCCGCCGCGGACGGGTGCAGGTGCTGGTGACGCTGCTGGGCGGCCCGGGTGTGTTCCGCACCGACTACGCGCGCCGTGAATGGGAAGCGCTGGCGCAGGGAAACCTGCGCGCTGAGCTCGCGACGCTGACCCGCTGA
- a CDS encoding pyridoxamine 5'-phosphate oxidase family protein yields the protein MTVQQDPIAVLSDHESWDLLKSAALGRLVTQVGDQLEIFPVNFVTQNHTVLFRTAEGTKLFSTVMNDKVLFEVDDHNVVGGWSVIIRGTARVLSSSDEIHEAERAQLLPWVATEKLRFVRITPHELSGRRFVFGPEPDHGSYPG from the coding sequence ATGACAGTCCAACAGGATCCGATCGCGGTTCTCAGCGACCACGAGAGTTGGGATCTATTGAAGAGCGCCGCGCTGGGCCGGCTGGTGACGCAGGTCGGCGATCAATTGGAGATTTTTCCGGTCAACTTCGTGACTCAGAACCACACGGTGTTGTTCCGAACGGCCGAGGGCACCAAGCTGTTCAGCACAGTCATGAACGACAAGGTGCTGTTCGAGGTCGACGATCACAATGTCGTTGGCGGCTGGAGCGTGATCATCCGCGGGACCGCACGCGTGCTGAGTTCGTCCGACGAGATCCACGAAGCTGAACGCGCCCAACTACTTCCCTGGGTCGCGACCGAGAAGCTGCGCTTCGTGCGCATTACTCCACATGAGCTGTCGGGCAGGCGATTCGTCTTCGGCCCGGAGCCCGACCACGGGTCCTACCCCGGTTAA
- a CDS encoding FAD-binding oxidoreductase, with amino-acid sequence MATALPLTPRSLTGFGRTAPSVAQVLSTPDVEVIADAVRQVADADSASPSYLRRGIVARGLGRSYGDHACNGGGIVVDMTRLNRIHSLSAETAVADVDAGVSLDQLMKAALPFGLWVPVLPGTRQVTVGGAIGSDIHGKNHHSAGSFGNHVLSLDLLMADGEVHTLTPDGPDTELFWATVGGNGLTGIVIRARIAMTRTETAYFIADGIATADLDETVAVHQDGSEDNYTYSSAWFDLINPPPKLGRAAVSRGSLARLDQLPPKLAKNPLQFSAPKLPAVPNLFPVSVMNKFSLSLVGEAFYRVSGNYQNKIVNLTQFYHMLDITTGWQYAYGPNGFAQHQFLVPPNALDEFKDIIRWIQTQGHYSALNVFKLFGPGNPAPLSFPMAGWNVAMDFPNNIGVNAFLNELDDRVMKFGGRVYTAKDSRVSAEKFHRMYPRVDEWIATRRKADPNGVFASDMARRLELL; translated from the coding sequence ATGGCTACCGCACTTCCCCTCACGCCGCGTTCCCTGACCGGATTCGGCCGGACCGCACCGAGCGTGGCACAGGTGCTCTCCACACCCGATGTGGAGGTGATCGCCGACGCCGTCCGGCAGGTCGCCGACGCAGATTCGGCCAGTCCGTCGTACCTCCGCCGCGGCATCGTGGCCCGCGGCCTCGGCCGCTCCTACGGCGACCACGCCTGCAATGGCGGAGGCATCGTCGTCGACATGACGCGGCTGAACCGCATCCACTCGCTGTCCGCCGAAACGGCGGTGGCCGACGTGGACGCCGGGGTGAGCCTGGACCAGCTGATGAAGGCGGCATTGCCGTTCGGGCTGTGGGTTCCCGTGCTGCCGGGCACCCGGCAGGTGACCGTCGGCGGCGCGATCGGCTCGGACATCCACGGCAAGAACCACCACAGCGCAGGCAGTTTCGGCAACCACGTGCTGTCGCTGGATCTGCTGATGGCCGACGGTGAAGTGCACACCCTGACCCCGGACGGCCCCGACACCGAGCTGTTCTGGGCGACCGTGGGCGGAAATGGCTTGACAGGCATCGTGATTCGGGCACGTATCGCGATGACCCGGACTGAGACCGCCTATTTCATCGCTGACGGAATCGCCACCGCCGACCTGGACGAGACGGTCGCCGTCCACCAGGACGGCAGCGAAGACAACTACACCTATTCCAGCGCCTGGTTCGACCTGATCAACCCGCCGCCGAAGCTCGGGCGCGCCGCGGTCAGCCGGGGCAGCCTGGCACGACTGGACCAACTGCCACCGAAACTGGCGAAGAACCCGCTGCAGTTCTCGGCGCCGAAACTGCCCGCGGTGCCGAACCTGTTCCCAGTCAGCGTGATGAACAAGTTCTCACTGAGCCTGGTCGGCGAGGCGTTCTACCGGGTCAGCGGCAACTACCAGAACAAGATCGTCAATCTGACGCAGTTCTACCACATGCTCGACATCACCACCGGATGGCAATATGCCTATGGCCCAAACGGTTTCGCGCAGCATCAGTTCCTCGTGCCACCCAACGCGCTGGACGAGTTCAAGGACATCATTCGGTGGATCCAGACTCAGGGCCACTACTCGGCGCTGAACGTGTTCAAGCTGTTCGGACCGGGAAACCCGGCGCCACTGAGCTTCCCGATGGCCGGCTGGAACGTCGCCATGGACTTCCCCAACAACATCGGGGTCAACGCGTTCCTCAACGAGCTCGACGACCGGGTCATGAAATTCGGTGGCCGGGTCTACACCGCCAAGGACTCTCGGGTGAGCGCCGAGAAGTTCCATCGGATGTACCCGCGAGTCGACGAGTGGATTGCGACGCGGCGCAAGGCAGACCCCAACGGCGTGTTCGCCTCCGATATGGCCCGTCGACTCGAACTGCTGTAG
- a CDS encoding GtrA family protein: protein MAELAPSTPLSLKTQVVRFIVTGGLSAIVDFGLYVLFLKLGVQVNVAKTLSFIAGTTTAYLINRRWTFQAPPSTARFVAVVVLYALTYAVQVGINYLFYLKFAGHSWQVPVAFVIAQGTATVINFVVQRAVIFRLK from the coding sequence GTGGCCGAATTAGCCCCGTCGACACCGCTGAGTCTCAAGACCCAAGTGGTGCGATTCATCGTCACCGGCGGGTTGTCGGCGATCGTCGATTTCGGGCTCTACGTGCTGTTCCTCAAGCTCGGCGTGCAAGTCAACGTGGCCAAGACCCTGAGCTTCATCGCAGGCACCACCACGGCGTACTTGATCAACCGCCGGTGGACGTTCCAGGCGCCGCCGAGCACCGCCCGCTTCGTCGCCGTCGTCGTGCTCTACGCGCTCACCTATGCGGTTCAGGTCGGCATCAACTACCTCTTCTACCTGAAGTTCGCCGGCCATTCGTGGCAGGTTCCGGTGGCCTTCGTCATCGCGCAGGGCACCGCCACCGTCATCAACTTCGTGGTCCAGCGAGCAGTGATATTCCGGTTGAAGTAA